Below is a window of Thermodesulfobacteriota bacterium DNA.
CAAGGTACGGTTGACTCTTTTCCGTTTTTTTCTAGACCCCAAAACTCCCATAATCCCCCCTAGATCTTTTCTGCGATTCTTAGTTTTGCGCTTCTCGACCTTGGATTTTGGAGTATTTCCTTCTTTTTTGGGACGATCGGTTTTTTTGTTAAAACCCTCAGAGATTTTTCGTCCTTGAAGAATCCTTTGACGATCCTGTCCTCCAAAGAGTGAAAAGATATGACCCCAATCCTTCCCCCCTTTTTTAAAATTTCAGTCGCGCGACAAAGTCCAGCTTTGAGGTTATCGAGTTCTTCGTTAATTGCTATCCTCAGAGCCTGAAATGTCAAAGTAGCCGGATGTATTTTCCCCTTCTTTCTTTTCGCGTGTATAATGATCTCAGCAAGTTCTTTTGCGGTAGTGATTTTCCTTTCTCTTCTGGCCTCTACTATCGCTTTTGCAATCCTAGATGCTTCTTTTTCCTCTCCGTACTTCTCTATAATCTCTTTAAGTTTCCGTAATGGATAAGTGTTCACTATATCGAAGGCTGTAAGAACCCCTCTTTTATCCATCCTCATGTCTAGAAACTCATCTTCGTAGAAGCTGAATCCCCTTTTTGAGCTCAGCTGATAAGAGGATACCCCCAAATCGAAAAGGACAGAATCGACCTCCTCAATACCGATTTTCCTTAAGATGACGTCAATACTCCTGAAGTTTTCTCTTAAAATCGTTATCCTCCCAGAAAAAGGTTTTAGCCTTTCTCTGGCCAATTCCATCTGCTCTTCATCGATCTCAAACCCTATTATCTTTACGAACTTATACCTCCTTAATATTTCGTATGAATGCCCCCCACATCCAAGTGTCGCATCAACGAATATCCTCGTCTTTTCACTTATTAGCCCCTGGATAACTTCCTCTAAGAGAACTGGCACATGGAAAAGATCTTCCATCAAAGTCCGAGTTCTGAGACCATGTCGACGATCTTTTCGAAATTAGACGTAACTTCTCGAACTAGCTCATCCCATCTTTCCTTGCTCCATATCTCGATCTTCTTATTCATCCCTATTATGACGACCTGTTTCTCTATTTTCGCGTACGATTTCAGGGACTGTGGAATAAGGATTCTCCCAAGTCTGTCGATTGGGCACTCGCACGCACCTGAAAAGTAGAATCTTAAAAACGTCCTTGCCTCTTTCTTGAGGTTCCCGATCCTCGATATGTTCTCTTTTATCGCTTCCCATTCTTTTTTTGGATATGCAACTATGCAACCATCGAGATTGGTGAGGATAAGGTTAAGATCGTAGTGACGCGCGAGTACTTCCCTAAACTTAGCAGGAATACTCACCCTGTTTTTGTCGTCGAGACTATACTCGTATCTACCCTCAAACATTTAACACCATATACCACACTTTACCACATCAACTATACGCCCACACTTGGAGGATGTCAAGTTTTTTATCTCAGATTTCCCTGCGCTCTTATTCACTTGATTATTGCCGAGAAAGTTATAAAATAATAAGCCTCATGTCTCAAAAGAATCTCCGTCTTCTTTTACAGGATTTTCTGAGTTACCTCGAATATGAGAAATCTTACTCTCAAAATACCCTTAAGGCTTACAGAAGGGATATAGAAGAGTTCCTTTTCTTCTTGGACAGAAAAGATTATGGCTTAGAGGATCATCACGCAATCAGGGCCTACTTGATTGAAAAATACAAGGCCTTAAGAAAGACCTCTATGTGTAGAAAAATTTCGGCCATCAAATCCTTTTATAGGTTTATGAAGAAAAAGGGACACATAGATGAAGATCCAACCTTCCTCATAAAGAGTCCGAGACCTGAAAAACTCCTTCCCAAATTTTTCACGATCGATGAAATCTTCAAATTTCTCGATTCGATTCCCGATAAAGGGATCTTACAGAAAAGGAACAAGGCCCTCTTCGAACTTTTATACTCCACGGGGATCAGGGCTCAGGAGGCTCTAAATACGAACGTAGAGGATATCCATTTAGAGGGAATGTGGCTTAAAGTTAAAGGGAAAGGTGGAAAAGAAAGGATAGTTCCGTTTGGGGAAAAAGCAAAAGTAGCAATTGTGGAGTATTTACAAGAGAGGGCTAAAATATTTCCTTACAGGGATAATGATCCTCTCTTCGTAAATAGATACGGAAGGCGTTTATCTTACAGGGGACTACATAGCATAATGAAAAAGTTAAAACGGATCTCGGGCATAGATAAAAACCTGGCATTACACAGCATCCGGCACTCCTTTGCCACCCACATGCTGGATGGGGGAGCCGATCTGAGATTCATCCAAGAACTTCTTGGCCATTCAAAGCTCTCTACCACTCAGAGGTACACACATGTATCTATCGATAAGCTCATGGAGGTATATGATAGGGCGCACCCGAGAAAGTAAGATAAAACAGACTACCATCCTCTGTGTGAGAAGGAAAGGATCTGTAGCAATGGGTGGAGATGGTCAAGTAACGTTTAGCAATTATGTAATGAAGCGGGAAGCAAAAAAGATTAGAAAAGTTTACAAAGACAAGTGTCTTGCCGGGTTTTCGGGGGCAAGTGCGGACGCTCTTACACTTCTCGAGAGGTTCGAAAGAAAGATGGAGGAATACGCGGGTAATCTCATGAGGGCCTCTGTTGAACTGGCAAAGGACTGGAGAACTGATAGACTCCTAAGGAGGCTCGAAGCCTTCCTTGTCGTTGCGGACAGAGAACACACACTAATCCTAAGCGGAAACGGTGACGTAGTAGAGCCAGACGATGGAATTGCCGCAATAGGCTCAGGGGGACCTTACGCTTTAGCTGCTGCCCGTGCTCTTTTACGACACACCGATCTTAGCGCATCAGAGATCGTAAAAGAGGCTATGAGAATAGCTTCTGAGATATGCATATACACCAATGACAACATAATAATCGAGGAAATTCCTCTATGAAGACTTTAACACCAAAAGAGATAATGGAGGAGCTCAATAGGTACATAGTCGGCCAGGAAAAGGCAAAAAGGGCCGTCTCAATTGCTTTACGCAATAGGTGGCGTAGGCAGATGATACCAAAGGAGTTACGCGATGAAGTAGCGCCCAAAAATATAATAATGATAGGACCAACAGGAGTTGGAAAGACTGAGATAGCAAGAAGACTCGCAAAGCTTGCAAATGCCCCTTTTTTGAAGGTTGAGGTGACAAAATTCACAGAGATAGGTTACGTGGGAAGGGACGTGGAATCTATGATACGGGAACTTACGGAACTGGCTGTGAACATGGTCAAAAAAGAGGAGCAGGAAAAAGTAAGAGAGAAGGCAAGACAGCTTGCCGAAGAACGCCTTCTTGACCTACTTCTTCCAAGAAGATCAGAAACTTCCGAAGAGCAGGTTTTGACCAGTCAATCCAGGGAAAAACTCAGGCAGAAACTCCACTCAGGCCAACTGGACGATAAGTTTGTTGAGATAGACGTACCAGAGAGTACGATCCCTGTTGTTGAGATCTTTGCTGCTCAAGGTCTTGAGGAGTTTGATGCTCAACTCAGGGAGATCTTCAGCAACATCCTGCCTAAAAGGACCAAAAAACGCAAAATGAAGGTTAAAGAAGCGCTCGAATATCTAACGCAAGAAGAGTCGAAAAAGCTAATAGATATGGACAAGGTGACAAAGGAAGCGATAGAGAGAGTGGAACAGGCAGGAATAATCTTTCTTGACGAGATAGACAAGATAGCAACAAGAGACAAAACTTACGGACCCGACGTTTCAAGGGAAGGAGTTCAAAGGGATATACTTCCTATCGTTGAGGGAACTACCGTTACGACAAAGTACGGGATGGTAAAAACTGACCACATCCTTTTTATTGCCGCAGGCGCATTCCACATGTCAAAACCATCTGACCTTATCCCTGAACTTCAAGGTAGGTTCCCCATAAGGGTAAATCTGGACCCTTTGACGAAGGAGGATTTCTTTAGAATCCTTACAGAACCTGAAAATGCCCTTATAAAACAGTATAAAGAACTTTTAAAGACCGAAGAAGTTGAGTTGGAGTTCGAAAGGGAAGCGATCTACGAGATAGCGGAGATAGCCCAAAAGATAAATGAAATGACGGAGAACATCGGTGCAAGAAGGTTATACACGGTTATGGAAAAGCTCTTGGAGGATATCTCCTTTCACGCGCCCGAGATGAAAGGTCAAAAGGTAGTTATAACTAAAGAGTACGTAAGGGAGAGGCTTTCAGAGTTCTTAGAAAAAGAAGACCTAAGCAGGTATATTTTGTAGATGAAAGAGAAAATAGCAGTACTTCTTGAAGCGTTACCTTACATAGTTAAGTTTCACGGAAAGACTTTTGTCATAAAGTACGGCGGGGCTGCAATGGAGGAAGAGGCCTTAAGAAAGGAATTTGCAAGGGACATCGTGCTTTTGAACCACGTGGGCATAAAGACTGTGATCGTCCACGGCGGAGGAAAAAAGATAACTAAGTTTCTTGAAGAGCTAAAAATATCGAGTTCATTCATAGATGGCTTGAGGGTAACCGATAAGCAAACCTTAGAGATCGTCGAAATGGTACTTTCGGGAAGCATAAATAAGGAAATAGTGAAATACATAAACGAGATGGGAGGGAGGGCGATAGGTCTTTCTGGTAAGGATGGTAGGCTTCTTTTGGCAAAAAGAGTGGAAGACGAAAGACTCGGTTTTGTCGGAGAAGTCATCTCAGTGAACGCTGAGATGATTGAGAGTTTAAATGAGATGGGATATATCCCTGTTATAGCCCCTTTGGCGGATGGCCTAGATGGGCATACTTACAACGTAAATGCTGACACAGCCGCAGGTTCGATTGCGGCAACATTAAAAGCTGAAAAACTCATTCTTCTTACCGATGTTGATGGGATCATGGACGCTTCCGGGAACCTCATTTCTGCTCTCAATGTGGAAGAGATCGATACATTAATAGAAAAAGGGATAGTAAAAGGCGGCATGGTTCCTAAATTAGAGTGTGCCAAAGAGGCTTTAAGGAAGGGTACTTGTAAAGTTCATATCATAAATGGAAACGTACCGCATGCTTTGCTTCTTGAGATATTTACGGATTCAGGTATTGGAACCCAAATCTCAGGAGAATAGAAGGGATGCAGGACAAGATCATCTCCAAGGCTAATGAGCTACTGGCAAATACTTACAAAAGGTTTCCCATAGTCGTCACACGGGGTGAGGGATGCTGGGTGTGGGATTTGACTGGCAGGAGATACTTAGATTTTATAAGCGGTATCGCGGTATGCAACCTTGGACACACCCACAGAGGTGTGGTAAGTGCTATAGCCTCTCAGCTTGAAAAACTAACCCATATTTCGAATCTTTTTTACAATGACGTGCAGGTTAAGGCGGCGGAGATGCTTATCGAGCATTCTTTTGGCGATAAAGTCTTTTTCTGTAATAGTGGCGCTGAGGCAAACGAAGCGGCCATAAAATTAGCACGGAGGTATTCTTACAAAAAATACGGTCCTTCACGGTTCAAGATAGTAACGATGGAGAATTCATTCCACGGAAGGACCCTCGCCACCCTTTCTGCTACAGGTCAAAATAAGGTGAAAGAGGGTTTTGAGCCCCTCCTTCCCGGTTTCATCCATGTCCCTTTTAACTCGAAGGAAAAACTGGAGGAAGCGATAAACGAAGGGGTATGTGCGGTTATTATTGAGCTTGTGCAAGGTGAAGGGGGTGTTCGTATTGCCGATTTCGACTACGTGCAATTCTTAAGGGAAATCACAGAGAAAAACGATATCATTTTGATTGTCGATGAGGTCCAAACTGGCATCGGCAGGACCGGAAAGCTCTTTGCTTACGAACACTACGGGATAGAGCCAGATCTTATGACCCTTGCAAAGGCGCTTGGAAATGGTTTTCCCTGTGGAGCCCTTGTCGGTAAGGAAAGATATATGGAGGTACTAGAGGTCGGAACGCATGCATCCACTTTTGGGGGTAATCCTCTGGCGGCAAGCGCAATTTTTGCGACATTGAACACCATATTCGATGAAGGACTCCTTACTCACGCCCAGAAAGTTGGAGATTACCTGGGGCAGGGTCTTGCAAATTTAAAGGAGAGGTTCGGTGTCATTAGAGAGATTCGAGGATTGGGGCTCATGTGGGGGATAGAGATCGAGGGAGACGGTGAAAGATTGGTGCGCGATTTCTTCGAGGAAGGGATACTTATAAACTGTACGCAGGGAAATGTACTTAGAATCCTTCCACCCCTTATAGTTGAGGAGGAACAGATAGATCTTTTTTTGGAAATTGCAGAACGGATTATGGGAAGGTACGAGAACCAAAGGGGGTTAGCGAAAAATGAAAAGAGACTTCACAAAGCTACTCGATATAACCATCGATGAGGCAAGATCGATCCTTGAAAGAGCTAAAGAATTAAAAGACTACAAGAAGAGAAGAGTACCCATCAAAACACTCGAGGACAAGATTCTCGCCATGATTTTTGAGAAGGCATCAACTAGAACCAGGATTTCCTTTGAGGTAGCCATGAGGGAATTGGGCGGACACGCTATCTCGCTAAACGTTTCCGAAACACAGATGAGTCGTGGTGAACCATTAAAAGACACAGGCCGCGTACTAAGTAGATACGTAAGTGCTATACTGATTCGAACCTATAGTCAAGAAACAGTCGATGAGCTTGCGAGGTGGTCCACTATCCCTGTGATTAACGGCCTTTCAGACAAATATCACCCCTGTCAGATCTTATCAGATATATTTACGATAGAGGAGCTAAAGGGAGATATAAGGCGACTCCGGATAAGTTACATTGGTGACGGTAACAACGTAGCGAATTCTTTAATCGAGGCTTCCATTCTTTTTGGTTTTAAACTTAGCCTAGCAAGCCCTGAAGGTTTTTTTCCTGATGAGGAATTAACAAAGAGGGCAAAAAGGGCGAATCTTTTGGACATGACAACGAATCCAGAGGACGCGGTGAAAGGAGCGGACGTAATTTACACTGATGTGTGGGTTTCAATGGGTCAGGAAAAGGATTCAGAGAGAAAAAAGGAGGTCTTCAGGCCTTTTAGAATCGACGACAATCTCTTAAGAAGAGCAAAAGACGATTCAATAGTACTACACTGCCTGCCAGCCCATAGGGGAGAGGAGATAACGGACGAGGTATTTGAAAAATTTCAGGAGGCGATCTTTACGCAAGCCGAAAATAGGTTGCACGTCCAAAAGTCTCTCCTTGAATGGCTTATGGCTTAAAGCTTGGAGGGAATCATGGATCGAATAAGAAAGGTTGTGCTTGCGTATTCTGGCGGTCTTGATACTTCTGTAATCCTTCACTGGCTTAAAGAGAAGTACGACTGCGAGGTAATCGCTTACGTTGCGGACATAGGCCAAGAGGAAGACTTCCAAGAAATAAAGGAAAAAGCATTAAATACAGGCGCAAAAAAGGTGTACATAGAAGACCTAAAGGAGGAGTTCGCAAAAGACTTTATATTCTTCGCCATAAAAGCCTCCGCTATTTACGAGGGACAGTACCTTTTGGGTACTTCTATTGCGAGGCCACTTATAGCAAAAAGGCAGATCGAGATAGCCAGAATGGAGAATGCCGATGCTGTTGCGCACGGAGCGACGGGAAAAGGAAACGATCAAGTGAGATTCGAGCTCACTTATTACGCCTTTGAGCCAGATATAAAAGTCATAGCTCCTTGGAGAGAGTGGGATTTCACATCCAGAGAAGAGCTGATCGAATACGCGAAAAAAAACAAGATTCCAGTAAGCGTTACCAAAGAGAAACCGTATAGCATAGACAGAAATCTCATGCATATAAGTTATGAAGGGGGCATCCTCGAAGATCCATGGCTCGAACCGGAAGAAGACATGTTCCTTCTTACAAATTCACCTGAAAAGGCCCCGGATAGACCCACTTACCTTGAGATTTCGTTCGAGGACGGGACTCCAGTAGCCATTGATGGAAAAAAGATGTCTCCGTATGAAATAGTCTCATTTTTAAACAAAGTTGGTGGAGAAAATGGAGTGGGAAGGGCTGATGTGGTGGAAAACCGTTTTGTTGGGATGAAATCTAGGGGTGTTTATGAGACGCCCGGTTGTACTATTCTCCACATCGCCCATAGGGCAGTAGAATCTATAACTATGGATAGAGAAGTCATGCACCTAAGGGATAGTCTCATCCCTAAAA
It encodes the following:
- the rsmH gene encoding 16S rRNA (cytosine(1402)-N(4))-methyltransferase RsmH → MEDLFHVPVLLEEVIQGLISEKTRIFVDATLGCGGHSYEILRRYKFVKIIGFEIDEEQMELARERLKPFSGRITILRENFRSIDVILRKIGIEEVDSVLFDLGVSSYQLSSKRGFSFYEDEFLDMRMDKRGVLTAFDIVNTYPLRKLKEIIEKYGEEKEASRIAKAIVEARRERKITTAKELAEIIIHAKRKKGKIHPATLTFQALRIAINEELDNLKAGLCRATEILKKGGRIGVISFHSLEDRIVKGFFKDEKSLRVLTKKPIVPKKKEILQNPRSRSAKLRIAEKI
- the mraZ gene encoding division/cell wall cluster transcriptional repressor MraZ; translated protein: MFEGRYEYSLDDKNRVSIPAKFREVLARHYDLNLILTNLDGCIVAYPKKEWEAIKENISRIGNLKKEARTFLRFYFSGACECPIDRLGRILIPQSLKSYAKIEKQVVIIGMNKKIEIWSKERWDELVREVTSNFEKIVDMVSELGL
- a CDS encoding tyrosine recombinase XerC, with the translated sequence MSQKNLRLLLQDFLSYLEYEKSYSQNTLKAYRRDIEEFLFFLDRKDYGLEDHHAIRAYLIEKYKALRKTSMCRKISAIKSFYRFMKKKGHIDEDPTFLIKSPRPEKLLPKFFTIDEIFKFLDSIPDKGILQKRNKALFELLYSTGIRAQEALNTNVEDIHLEGMWLKVKGKGGKERIVPFGEKAKVAIVEYLQERAKIFPYRDNDPLFVNRYGRRLSYRGLHSIMKKLKRISGIDKNLALHSIRHSFATHMLDGGADLRFIQELLGHSKLSTTQRYTHVSIDKLMEVYDRAHPRK
- the hslV gene encoding ATP-dependent protease subunit HslV; the encoded protein is MIGRTRESKIKQTTILCVRRKGSVAMGGDGQVTFSNYVMKREAKKIRKVYKDKCLAGFSGASADALTLLERFERKMEEYAGNLMRASVELAKDWRTDRLLRRLEAFLVVADREHTLILSGNGDVVEPDDGIAAIGSGGPYALAAARALLRHTDLSASEIVKEAMRIASEICIYTNDNIIIEEIPL
- the hslU gene encoding ATP-dependent protease ATPase subunit HslU is translated as MKTLTPKEIMEELNRYIVGQEKAKRAVSIALRNRWRRQMIPKELRDEVAPKNIIMIGPTGVGKTEIARRLAKLANAPFLKVEVTKFTEIGYVGRDVESMIRELTELAVNMVKKEEQEKVREKARQLAEERLLDLLLPRRSETSEEQVLTSQSREKLRQKLHSGQLDDKFVEIDVPESTIPVVEIFAAQGLEEFDAQLREIFSNILPKRTKKRKMKVKEALEYLTQEESKKLIDMDKVTKEAIERVEQAGIIFLDEIDKIATRDKTYGPDVSREGVQRDILPIVEGTTVTTKYGMVKTDHILFIAAGAFHMSKPSDLIPELQGRFPIRVNLDPLTKEDFFRILTEPENALIKQYKELLKTEEVELEFEREAIYEIAEIAQKINEMTENIGARRLYTVMEKLLEDISFHAPEMKGQKVVITKEYVRERLSEFLEKEDLSRYIL
- the argB gene encoding acetylglutamate kinase; amino-acid sequence: MKEKIAVLLEALPYIVKFHGKTFVIKYGGAAMEEEALRKEFARDIVLLNHVGIKTVIVHGGGKKITKFLEELKISSSFIDGLRVTDKQTLEIVEMVLSGSINKEIVKYINEMGGRAIGLSGKDGRLLLAKRVEDERLGFVGEVISVNAEMIESLNEMGYIPVIAPLADGLDGHTYNVNADTAAGSIAATLKAEKLILLTDVDGIMDASGNLISALNVEEIDTLIEKGIVKGGMVPKLECAKEALRKGTCKVHIINGNVPHALLLEIFTDSGIGTQISGE
- a CDS encoding aspartate aminotransferase family protein, with translation MQDKIISKANELLANTYKRFPIVVTRGEGCWVWDLTGRRYLDFISGIAVCNLGHTHRGVVSAIASQLEKLTHISNLFYNDVQVKAAEMLIEHSFGDKVFFCNSGAEANEAAIKLARRYSYKKYGPSRFKIVTMENSFHGRTLATLSATGQNKVKEGFEPLLPGFIHVPFNSKEKLEEAINEGVCAVIIELVQGEGGVRIADFDYVQFLREITEKNDIILIVDEVQTGIGRTGKLFAYEHYGIEPDLMTLAKALGNGFPCGALVGKERYMEVLEVGTHASTFGGNPLAASAIFATLNTIFDEGLLTHAQKVGDYLGQGLANLKERFGVIREIRGLGLMWGIEIEGDGERLVRDFFEEGILINCTQGNVLRILPPLIVEEEQIDLFLEIAERIMGRYENQRGLAKNEKRLHKATRYNHR
- the argF gene encoding ornithine carbamoyltransferase, with the protein product MKRDFTKLLDITIDEARSILERAKELKDYKKRRVPIKTLEDKILAMIFEKASTRTRISFEVAMRELGGHAISLNVSETQMSRGEPLKDTGRVLSRYVSAILIRTYSQETVDELARWSTIPVINGLSDKYHPCQILSDIFTIEELKGDIRRLRISYIGDGNNVANSLIEASILFGFKLSLASPEGFFPDEELTKRAKRANLLDMTTNPEDAVKGADVIYTDVWVSMGQEKDSERKKEVFRPFRIDDNLLRRAKDDSIVLHCLPAHRGEEITDEVFEKFQEAIFTQAENRLHVQKSLLEWLMA
- a CDS encoding argininosuccinate synthase, whose translation is MDRIRKVVLAYSGGLDTSVILHWLKEKYDCEVIAYVADIGQEEDFQEIKEKALNTGAKKVYIEDLKEEFAKDFIFFAIKASAIYEGQYLLGTSIARPLIAKRQIEIARMENADAVAHGATGKGNDQVRFELTYYAFEPDIKVIAPWREWDFTSREELIEYAKKNKIPVSVTKEKPYSIDRNLMHISYEGGILEDPWLEPEEDMFLLTNSPEKAPDRPTYLEISFEDGTPVAIDGKKMSPYEIVSFLNKVGGENGVGRADVVENRFVGMKSRGVYETPGCTILHIAHRAVESITMDREVMHLRDSLIPKISELIYYGFWFSPEMECIKEFVESSQKGVTGIVRVKLYKGGCYVVGRKSEKSLYLKDLATFEKGKMYDQKDATGFIKLNSLRLRVRNLVNRGG